One Glycine max cultivar Williams 82 chromosome 6, Glycine_max_v4.0, whole genome shotgun sequence DNA segment encodes these proteins:
- the MYB183 gene encoding MYB transcription factor MYB183, which produces MPLSSSSSSAVDSAVSGEIMLFGVRVVVDSMRKSVSMNNLSQYELPRDAANAKDDAAGYASADDAAPINSDKNRDRKRGIPWTEEEHKLFLVGLQKVGKGDWRGISRNYVKTRTPTQVASHAQKYFLRRTNLNRRRRRSSLFDITTDSVSTTPMEEGVQIQHQDNVSLFHPVYPVTPEGSNMNGFPKMSMYPKDVGSGVMSVQAGNPMETLTLGQGNVEQNGPSTKLVCTTPIVPDHRGSTVSDITASLSSIDPPTLSLGLSLSSSPRQTSSSIHAALHALPYFNNQDSIISAA; this is translated from the exons ATGCCTCtatcctcctcttcctcctccgcCGTAGACTCCGCCGTCTCCGGCGAGATCATGCTCTTTGGCGTTAGAGTCGTGGTGGACTCCATGCGGAAGAGTGTGAGTATGAACAACCTCTCGCAGTACGAGCTTCCTCGCGACGCTGCCAACGCCAAAGACGACGCCGCAGGATACGCCTCCGCCGATGATGCAGCTCCGATCAACTCCGACAAGAACCGCGACCGCAAGCGAG GGATTCCATGGACTGAGGAAGAGCACAAGCTATTCTTGGTGGGGTTGCAGAAAGTggggaaaggtgattggagaggGATCTCAAGGAACTATGTCAAAACGAGGACGCCAACACAGGTTGCTAGCCATGCTCAGAAGTACTTTCTCCGCCGCACCAACCTCAATCGCCGTCGCCGGAGATCCAGCCTCTTTGACATCACCACCGACTCG GTCTCTACAACCCCTATGGAGGAAGGAGTACAGATCCAGCATCAAGATAATGTGTCTCTCTTTCATCCAGTGTACCCTGTAACCCCTGAAGGAAGCAACATGAATGGATTTCCAAAGATGTCCATGTATCCAAAGGATGTTGGTTCTGGAGTCATGTCAGTTCAAGCTGGGAATCCAATGGAAACACTCACTTTGGGACAAGGAAATGTGGAACAGAATGGGCCAAGTACTAAGCTAGTTTGTACAACCCCTATTGTTCCAGATCATAGAGGCTCCACAGTGTCTGATATCACTGCAAGTTTGAGTTCCATTGATCCACCAACACTGTCTCTGGGGTTATCTTTGTCATCCAGTCCAAGACAAACATCATCATCAATACATGCAGCTTTACATGCACTGCCATACTTCAACAATCAAGATAGCATCATAAGTGCTgcttga
- the LOC106799015 gene encoding uncharacterized protein yields the protein MDGKAFAWQRHYMQNVNSKHKTWQQILQDAGSRFDIGAFDDPVAKLVRLKQEDSLIEYLERFDTLLARIAISEELALSFFLSGLTVELEKSVRVHRPSSIQEAVKIARLQDKVLHEMTKKFSPTKLIQADSQAKYSRNCLDIVKDADVCISLNALQGVAGGSTLQMQGMIKKQAVPFLMDTESTHNFISANWGKIAQPLTQLLQKDTDFKWNGDIEKAFSTLKEALISDPVLALPDFGQPFTVEIDASGIGIGAVLIQRGHPIAYINKAMGLKYQLLSAYEKEFYAILFAVKKWQHYFLGQHFIIKIDQKALKHLLEKPPTTLMQNWGLEKLMGLDFSIKYKQGKENVVADTLSRQQPVGSLTTIFHVTS from the exons ATGGATGGTAAGGCTTTTGCTTGGCAAAGGCATTACATGCAGAATGTGAATAGCAAACACAAGACGTGGCAACAGATTTTGCAAGATGCAGGCAGTCGATTTGACATTGGTGCATTCGATGACCCGGTGGCAAAACTTGTGAGACTGAAGCAAGAAGATTCCTTGATTGAGTATCTTGAGAGGTTTGACACACTTTTGGCTCGTATTGCTATATCAGAAGAGTTGGCATTGAGCTTCTTTCTCTCTGGTTTGACTGTTGAATTGGAGAAATCTGTCAGGGTTCATAGACCTTCTTCAATTCAGGAAGCTGTCAAAATAGCCAGACTTCAAGATAAGGTTCTTCACGAGATGACCAAGAAATTTTCTCCAACAAAACTGATTCAAGCAGATTCACAAGCCAAGTATTCAAGAAACTG TTTAGACATAGTCAAGGATGCAGATGTTTGTATTTCCCTTAATGCCCTACAAGGTGTGGCTGGTGGTAGTACACTGCAAATGCAAGGCATGATTAAGAAACAAGCTGTGCCATTCTTGATGGACACCGAAAGCACACACAATTTTATCAGTGCAAATTGG GGGAAGATAGCTCAACCTTTGACACAGTTGCTTCAGAAAGATACTGACTTCAAGTGGAATGGGGACATAGAAAAGGCATTTTCTACATTAAAGGAGGCCTTGATCTCAGATCCTGTACTGGCCTTACCTGATTTTGGTCAACCCTTTACTGTGGAGATAGATGCTTCTGGAATTGGCATTGGGGCTGTCTTAATTCAGCGAGGTCATCCAATAGCTTATATTAACAAAGCAATGGGGCTAAAATACCAGCTTTTGTCTGCATATGAAAAGGAGTTCTATGCCATTTTGTTTGCAGTCAAGAAATGGCAACATTACTTTCTTGGGCAAcactttatcatcaaaattGATCAAAAGGCACTCAAACACTTGCTAGAAAAACCTCCAACAACTTTAATGCAAAATTGGGGACTTGAAAAGCTAATGGGATTGGACTTTAGCATCAAGTACAAGCAAGGAAAAGAGAATGTGGTAGCTGATACATTGTCACGACAACAACCAGTAGGAAGCTTAACAACAATCTTCCATGTAACATCCTAA